Proteins from a genomic interval of Streptomyces sp. NBC_01445:
- a CDS encoding winged helix-turn-helix transcriptional regulator, producing MSSLLLLTNALQPSTEVLPALGLLLHNVRVAPAEGPALVDTPGADVILIDGRRDLPQVRSLCQLLRSTGPGCPLVLVVTEGGLAAVTADWGIDDVLLDTAGPAEVEARLRLAMGRQQIVADDSPMEIRNGDLSVDEATYSAKLKGRVLDLTFKEFELLKYLAQHPGRVFTRAQLLQEVWGYDYFGGTRTVDVHVRRLRAKLGPEHESLIGTVRNVGYRFVTPEKVERAADAAKAKAAAPKPDSAEQAAHAEKADSADSGADSRAVREPGDQPRAGAHQAAAGRPAQR from the coding sequence ATGAGTTCTTTGCTGCTCCTGACCAATGCCCTTCAGCCGTCGACGGAGGTGCTCCCCGCTCTCGGCCTGCTGCTGCACAACGTGCGGGTCGCCCCCGCCGAGGGCCCCGCTCTCGTCGACACCCCCGGTGCCGACGTCATCCTCATCGACGGGCGCCGCGACCTCCCGCAGGTACGCAGCCTGTGCCAGCTTCTCCGCTCCACCGGGCCCGGCTGTCCGCTGGTCCTCGTCGTGACGGAGGGCGGCCTCGCGGCGGTCACCGCCGACTGGGGCATCGACGACGTACTTCTCGACACGGCGGGACCCGCCGAGGTCGAGGCGCGGCTGCGGCTCGCGATGGGCCGCCAGCAGATCGTCGCCGACGACTCCCCGATGGAGATCCGCAACGGCGATCTGTCGGTCGACGAGGCCACCTACAGCGCGAAGCTGAAGGGGCGGGTCCTCGACCTGACCTTCAAGGAGTTCGAGCTCCTCAAGTACCTCGCGCAGCACCCGGGCCGTGTTTTCACCCGCGCCCAGCTGCTCCAGGAGGTGTGGGGCTACGACTACTTCGGCGGGACCCGCACCGTCGACGTCCATGTGCGGCGCCTGCGCGCGAAGCTCGGGCCCGAGCACGAGTCGCTGATCGGCACCGTGCGCAACGTCGGCTACCGCTTCGTGACGCCGGAGAAGGTCGAGCGGGCGGCGGACGCGGCGAAGGCCAAGGCGGCCGCCCCGAAGCCGGACTCAGCAGAGCAGGCAGCACACGCGGAAAAGGCCGACAGCGCGGACTCCGGGGCCGATTCCCGTGCCGTGCGGGAGCCGGGCGACCAGCCCCGGGCGGGCGCTCACCAGGCCGCCGCCGGACGCCCTGCCCAGCGGTAG
- a CDS encoding LacI family DNA-binding transcriptional regulator — MAKVTRDDVARLAGTSTAVVSYVINNGPRPVAPATRERVLAAIKELGYRPDRVAQAMASRRTDLIGMIVPDARQPFFAEMAHAVEQAASERGKMVLVGNSDYVEEREVHYLRAFLGMRVSGLILVSHGLNDSAAAEIEAWDARVVLLHERPEAIDDVAVVIDDIGGAQLATRHLLEHGHPYVACLGGTAETPSVGDPVSDHVEGWRRAMHEAGLPTEGRLFEAPYNRYDAYKIGLELLAGPQRPPAIFCSTDDQAFGILRAARELRIDVPGELAVAGFDDVKEAGLTDPPLTTVASDRSAMARSAVDLVLDDSLRVAGSRRERLKVFPSRLVVRQSCGCP; from the coding sequence GTGGCCAAGGTGACTCGGGATGATGTGGCGCGACTGGCGGGTACTTCGACCGCGGTCGTGAGCTACGTCATCAACAACGGACCTAGGCCGGTTGCCCCGGCCACGCGCGAGCGTGTACTCGCCGCGATCAAGGAGCTGGGGTACCGGCCCGACCGGGTCGCCCAGGCCATGGCGTCGCGGCGGACCGACCTCATAGGCATGATCGTGCCGGACGCGCGCCAGCCGTTCTTCGCGGAGATGGCGCACGCCGTCGAACAGGCGGCGTCCGAGCGCGGAAAGATGGTCCTCGTCGGCAACTCCGACTACGTCGAGGAGCGCGAGGTCCACTATCTGCGGGCCTTCCTCGGCATGCGGGTGTCCGGCCTCATCCTCGTCAGCCACGGCCTGAACGACTCGGCCGCGGCCGAGATCGAGGCCTGGGACGCGCGCGTGGTCCTGCTCCACGAGCGGCCCGAGGCGATCGACGACGTCGCGGTCGTGATCGACGACATCGGCGGCGCCCAGCTCGCCACCCGCCATCTCCTCGAGCACGGCCACCCGTACGTCGCCTGTCTCGGCGGCACCGCCGAGACGCCGTCCGTCGGCGACCCGGTCTCCGACCACGTCGAGGGCTGGCGCCGGGCCATGCACGAGGCGGGACTCCCCACCGAGGGCCGGCTGTTCGAGGCGCCGTACAACCGCTACGACGCGTACAAGATCGGGCTCGAGCTGCTCGCCGGGCCCCAGCGGCCGCCGGCGATCTTCTGCTCCACGGACGACCAGGCCTTCGGCATCCTGCGGGCCGCGCGCGAGCTGCGGATAGATGTGCCGGGCGAGCTGGCCGTCGCCGGCTTCGACGACGTGAAGGAGGCGGGTCTGACGGATCCGCCGCTGACGACGGTCGCATCGGACCGCTCGGCGATGGCGCGGTCCGCCGTCGACCTCGTCCTCGACGACTCGCTGCGCGTCGCCGGGTCCCGGCGTGAGCGCCTGAAGGTGTTCCCCTCGCGGCTGGTCGTCCGCCAGTCCTGCGGCTGCCCCTGA
- a CDS encoding alpha/beta hydrolase: MSSGRAGQDAGSSVQPITARSRRVMLRTRDGVPIEAAYDPGPGPAGGPVIVVAHGFTGDLERPHVRRAAGVFAQRAAVVTFSFRGHGRSGGRSTVGDREVLDLVAAVEWARSLGHEQVVTVGFSMGGSVVLRHAALHRGRTEARSDAVVAVSAPARWYYRGTAPMRRLHWLVTRPAGRIVGRIGLRTRIHPHEWDPVPLSPVESVPLIAPTPLLIVHGDLDPYFPLDHPRMLASAAPGGAELWLEPGMGHAEHAADDGLLARIGGWATASWTTATAE, translated from the coding sequence ATGAGTTCCGGTCGGGCAGGTCAAGACGCAGGATCTTCTGTGCAGCCGATCACTGCGCGCTCACGGCGCGTGATGCTGCGCACGCGGGACGGTGTGCCGATCGAGGCCGCCTACGACCCCGGGCCAGGGCCCGCCGGGGGCCCGGTGATCGTGGTCGCGCACGGGTTCACGGGCGATCTGGAACGGCCGCATGTCCGGCGTGCGGCGGGGGTGTTCGCGCAGCGTGCCGCCGTGGTCACGTTCTCGTTCCGGGGGCACGGGCGGTCGGGCGGGCGGTCCACCGTCGGCGACCGGGAGGTACTCGACCTGGTGGCCGCCGTGGAGTGGGCGAGGTCACTCGGTCATGAACAGGTGGTGACGGTCGGATTCTCGATGGGCGGGTCCGTCGTCCTGCGGCACGCCGCGTTGCACAGGGGGCGCACGGAAGCGCGGTCCGACGCCGTCGTCGCGGTCAGTGCCCCGGCCCGCTGGTACTACCGCGGGACCGCGCCGATGCGGCGCCTGCACTGGCTGGTGACGCGGCCCGCCGGCCGGATCGTGGGCCGTATCGGGCTCCGCACCCGCATTCACCCACACGAGTGGGACCCGGTGCCGCTCTCGCCGGTCGAGTCCGTGCCGCTGATCGCGCCGACACCGCTGCTGATCGTGCACGGCGACCTGGATCCGTACTTCCCCCTCGACCACCCGCGCATGCTGGCCTCGGCCGCGCCCGGCGGGGCCGAGCTGTGGCTGGAACCGGGCATGGGCCATGCCGAGCACGCGGCGGACGACGGGCTCCTCGCGCGGATCGGCGGCTGGGCCACGGCATCATGGACGACGGCAACCGCCGAATAG
- a CDS encoding trypsin-like serine protease: MIPALRDRWRRPATALSTAALALALSCAGALVAHPATAADDPPVLPDASVARTANPAPSASDAELRKRVVEAAKTQATPETNPKRTPFIIGGTETAISSAPWMVQLSYYDAASGDGYFCGGTLVAPNKVLTAAHCVAGLDWVNNGAVVAGTAGLLDSAQGTVAGVWRQWNHPRYNADTIQNDIAVLTLDRPLEDQWAKVVQSNDTASYKAGTSATVYGWGLTSGAEDADLSATLRKATLPMVSDSTCNTAMQSVLGEDDFIEGSMFCAGTPATGADEGTKSPCSGDSGGPVVVGGRVVGIVSWGVSGCTAKGAYPVFTKVSSYVWAAQPRIDDTDLSFDGRADLLARTPSGGLFEQDSKGTSLTTRAYQSAGWQTASWALQADLDRDFFQDLIIRDSTDGKLYRSYYNHASDAFEWMQITSVWGGYKSYAIPGDMTGDSRPDLVAVDADGSTYLYPGKGNGEFYGKVKVVDKAWKGVKIFGRGDLTGDGKADLLVRNSSGVLYLYRGTQVEKTPFAARIQARTGWNFTSYVTNGDVTGDGIADVMARDSGGTLWLYPGTNKASADVFGARKSLGTGFNQYNLMF, translated from the coding sequence GTGATACCTGCCCTGCGCGACCGCTGGAGACGCCCCGCCACGGCGTTGTCCACGGCCGCTCTCGCGCTGGCGCTGAGCTGCGCCGGCGCCCTCGTGGCGCACCCTGCCACCGCGGCCGACGATCCGCCCGTACTGCCCGACGCGAGCGTCGCCCGTACCGCGAATCCGGCCCCTTCCGCCTCCGACGCCGAACTGCGCAAGCGGGTCGTCGAGGCCGCGAAGACCCAGGCGACCCCGGAGACGAATCCCAAGAGGACGCCGTTCATCATCGGCGGCACCGAGACGGCGATCTCCTCGGCGCCGTGGATGGTCCAGCTCTCGTACTACGACGCCGCGTCCGGCGACGGCTACTTCTGCGGCGGCACCCTCGTCGCCCCGAACAAGGTCCTCACCGCGGCGCACTGCGTCGCCGGTCTGGACTGGGTGAACAACGGCGCGGTCGTGGCCGGCACCGCCGGCCTGCTCGACAGCGCCCAGGGCACCGTCGCGGGCGTCTGGCGCCAGTGGAACCACCCGCGCTACAACGCCGACACCATCCAGAACGACATCGCGGTGCTCACCTTGGACCGTCCGCTGGAGGACCAGTGGGCGAAGGTGGTCCAGAGCAACGACACCGCCTCCTACAAGGCGGGCACCTCCGCCACCGTCTACGGCTGGGGCCTGACCTCCGGCGCCGAGGACGCCGATCTGTCGGCGACCCTGCGCAAGGCGACCCTGCCGATGGTCTCCGACTCCACCTGCAACACCGCGATGCAGTCGGTCCTCGGCGAGGACGACTTCATCGAGGGCTCGATGTTCTGCGCGGGCACCCCGGCGACGGGCGCCGACGAGGGCACCAAGAGCCCCTGCAGTGGTGACTCCGGCGGCCCGGTGGTCGTCGGCGGCCGCGTCGTCGGCATCGTCTCGTGGGGCGTCTCCGGCTGCACCGCGAAGGGCGCCTACCCCGTCTTCACCAAGGTCTCCTCGTACGTCTGGGCGGCCCAGCCGCGCATCGACGACACGGACCTGAGCTTCGACGGCCGGGCCGACCTGCTGGCGCGCACCCCCTCCGGGGGCCTGTTCGAGCAGGACAGCAAGGGCACCTCGCTCACCACGCGCGCCTACCAGAGCGCCGGCTGGCAGACCGCGAGCTGGGCCCTCCAGGCCGACCTGGACCGGGACTTCTTCCAGGACCTGATCATCCGCGACAGCACCGACGGCAAGCTGTACCGCAGCTACTACAACCACGCGTCGGACGCCTTCGAGTGGATGCAGATCACCTCGGTGTGGGGCGGCTACAAGTCGTACGCCATCCCCGGCGACATGACCGGTGACTCCCGCCCCGACCTGGTCGCGGTGGACGCCGACGGCTCGACGTACCTCTACCCGGGCAAGGGCAACGGCGAGTTCTACGGCAAGGTCAAGGTCGTCGACAAGGCCTGGAAGGGCGTCAAGATCTTCGGCCGCGGAGACCTGACCGGCGACGGCAAGGCGGACCTCCTGGTCCGCAACAGCTCCGGCGTCCTGTACCTCTACCGGGGCACGCAGGTCGAGAAGACCCCGTTCGCCGCGCGCATCCAGGCGCGTACGGGCTGGAACTTCACCTCGTACGTGACGAACGGCGACGTGACCGGCGACGGTATCGCCGACGTCATGGCCCGCGACTCGGGCGGCACGCTCTGGCTCTACCCGGGCACCAACAAGGCGTCCGCGGACGTCTTCGGCGCGCGCAAGAGTCTCGGCACCGGGTTCAACCAGTACAACCTGATGTTCTGA